The window TGAATATCACTCTATATTTTCCCCTAtctataaattgtaaattaatcaATTATTGTTAAGTTTAAAAAACAGAGTAATCAgattaatttaaatgtacatctcataccaatcacgtttacatagaaatcttgattaaaaaacaaatgtaagttTTTATGAgttaatccatgaaagtgttgatcaGTGTACAGACACCGTTATAAATGTTCCTTGTCAGTTGCGTAGGGCTCACCGCAGGTCACGttgattttgttgttatttaaaaatatgatctggtcaacaatttcagacgaaagactgtttgACTTTCTATATTTTGTTACAATTAGTGCACATGAAAACATTACTTTGGAAGGAATAGACGTTGCTGGTACTACTATTACAAAAAGTGTCATCaggataaacatatttatgttgtaaattgattttatttagtattacggAATAAGTTGATTTATGACACAATTAATATGAATACAATTTGATGAATTTGATATGTACCTTCTTTTCAATGTTCACAACAAATAAgcagaaaaaaatcattacaccAGTTTAACCTGACAACTGGCTACTTCTCGTACTACTGATATGCAGTATTTCCTTTGAAACTTGCTAGGCCAGTAtttacatagttatcaaaggtatcaggattataatttagtacgccagacgcccgtatcgcctacataagactcatcagtgacgctcatatcaaaatatttataaaaccaaacaagtacaaagttgaagatcatctGCATTTGCTTCATCATTCAAATCTGAAATAGTAAATGACCTAGGGAAGTCAAATTAAGAAACCACTATATCCTATTTAGAAAAAGTTGTATGTACAGTACACTTTAGGAATTGTAAGCGATGCACAAAATTTCGACCTCGAGCATCATTGAAAAGACATTAATTTTCgtaatgtgcatctggtgcataAACTTTGGTACAGTTATGGTATTAAGACACAGAGGCGTGAACATATTTGCGTCACGCAAGCGACAAAGATATTTCAACGCCCCTGCATTTTCAATGAACTACAACTCTAAAGTGTCTTGTAAATAGTTTTTGTCATATAACCATCCATGAACTTTTCCCCGCGGTCCGTGCAAAAGATTTTGAAAGAACAAACGCACAAATATCTGTTTGGGAAAAGAAAgaatacggattttttttcaaaaaaggagGTTTATAATTTACTTAGTTCATGTCAAGTTCAGCAACCCTGTAGaataatgtcatttttattttcttcaaaagttcataatattgtttaaatcTCATTATTCTATGTTCGACAGCACAAACTTTGAAACATGGATGCACATACAATATTAATAGATGTTCTTCAATCAGAGTGAGAATAGTTTTGTCgactttttttgtgtgtttggAAATAATATATGCCATGAACTGAagccatacatatatatatacggcGACATTTATGATAtgatatatttaacaaaattctttttttcaaatatagttTATTTCATTACTTTGAACAGACTACACATGTCAATGGATAATTGTTTATGTATGGTGGGCATTTAAGGGATCCACATTTGGTAAGAACTTCATAGAAGAGTTTACCGTAATGTTCATCTACGCCTCCGATAATATATTCTGGGTTGGTGTCAATGCATACGTAAGCAGAGGCAGATGCATGGTCATGATATCCAGAGGCCAAATATCCATGATATTCTATCGTCCAGCCGTTGTAGCATTTATTCTTTCCAGGTATCATTATGACAGATGTAGCTTGAGTCGTTCTACATAGCGCACATGGGATATCTTCATTGTTGCCATTAGAGGCAAAAAAGTTATTATCGAATTCGCCACCGTACATATGACCAGCGTCCGACCCACTTGTCTTTACATAATTTGGATCTGGTGGTAAACATACATATTCAGCAGCAGAGCCTGATTCACCATAGTAACCACCACCGGCATAGCCTGTGAAAAATatgacatgtatatatttatatcaagatccattttgttaaatCTTGTGATCAATGTttttttggcaatcgccaatggcagtcatcaGGGTTCaaaaacatcagttgttcgacctgttagtcaaatgtgttttgtttaaatatactttttcacttatttggtcttttggaaaatgttgtttgtgctgtatttaaacccttctacaacgaaatttgttttacatgcacacgtataaaaatttcgTTTTTTTTCCAACGCAATTAGACGAGAGCAGTAATCATATAAGATGTTCTTAGTGTTTCTAACGGctaataatttacaattttagtatacaataaaaaaaaaaatcaacggtaTGACCTGTAACGGCTAAGTGTTCTTTCTCGATCCACAACATATATATCTTGTTTCGGAAGGTTCTCGTTATAATTGTGGATAagtctcaattttatttaacttatagTTTCTTATGAAAAGAAGATTGTCGACTGCACACGGGACACTTCTAttaatattgatattgaatataCGTATGCCAGGGacttatttttaatagaaataataTGAATTCAATATAGTTGaacacatcagtgacgcttgacTAAGAATTTAAAAGGTCAAAcaaaggacgaagttgaagagcactaaGGACCAAAAAGtttcttaaagttttgccaaacacagctaagATAATATATTTATTGACGTAGAAAAGCCttgcatttcaattttttttgtaaacagtaaatttataattatgaccatataaatgaGAAATCATGTCAACCACGAAGTGCTTACTAGTTGGCTGGTGATACCCATAGGGAATAAAAACTTTACCAGATGTGGTATCGACCCATCGactgtaaacaaacttatgatagtatgtatatatacatatattattaattcgtatattttaacaaatttgattcgtctagggatagtcacatgttaaactatattttcgaaggtaaagagaaaacggcggatagcaaaaagcatattgaccggcaaaaagcatatcgcacggttatttttagaatatctaaaaacccgatatactttgtgacgtcatgtaatgaatttcaggatattgtttaacgtttttaaacacatgatatctgtgatcgattatttgacgaaaaaaatcttcaaatacataaggatgtccaaaaaaaattaaaaaaaataatatgttgttattgtcaaggatacaatgtaatatctataaaattccaacaaacctataaatgacgattttgatacaaatatggtcggaaattaataatataacaaatatagcccttgtatgaggtcaatacaggatatatcgacccaaagaagtatgtcgacctcggacttcgtcctcagtcaatatacttctttcagtcaatatacttctttcaggtcaatatatccttgtatcgacctcatacaaagacTATATTTGTATAGTaccactcacaccacatcttcctatatctatgtaccaCGATTGGTTAAACTATATTCTGAATAAATAATGGACATTCTCACAAATTAGGATAAACAGCATGAGAGTACTTGTACTCAATGAAATACTGAGCACCAttgaaaatctaaaaatatatttacaatatgGACTCTTTTATTGCTATAGGTGCTATCTTTACCTTTCAATCATTCTTTAAAAATAGTTTATGAGATAAGAAACGTTATTGGGTTTGATGCTTTTATATCTTGCGTTCGATTTGGCTTTTTAATTGTCTACCATTCAAGTTAGTCAGAAGTAGACAAAATGCGTGGCTGTCTTACAAATTATTAAGTATTATATCTTTGACGAGGTTATGCATGTTGTATATTTTGTGATTGCAATGAACAATAAAATTGATacatttaatcaaataaaattctTTACCTGAGTAAACTAATTCCGTACCATTATGTGGGCACTGCTTTCTTCCCCATCTGATATATGTTGCTCCAAACTCTAAAATCGACATGACAATGTTGTTGGTCGATTACGGTTGtgataataaattataataagTTTCCATTTCATATGTATGTTagattgaatgaaaaaaaattaagttgaacAAATTTTGTTTGAAGTTCAGGTTAGTTCAAGGCTAACAATTGTTACATATATATCTAACACTGGCCTTGAGGAATCAAGTACGTTTGTGtaagttaaatatatatgtaaagtaTGATTCTTTTCCATGTATATTTTTCCAGACCGAAGATTGCCTTTCAGTTTATTAACATAATGTGTCTTGTATTACTGTGATCGTTATACTTCCTAAGCGTTAGCAAATATAAAACAGATAATGGAGACATTACTACTGCTT of the Mytilus galloprovincialis chromosome 8, xbMytGall1.hap1.1, whole genome shotgun sequence genome contains:
- the LOC143043748 gene encoding uncharacterized protein LOC143043748; this encodes TKPCGKYCGYIECYSETAKYRKQQTLTIQQQEKTIQQQQSSIHQQQISIQQQNTSIQQHQTSIQQQQLVILQHEQTVKQLQGSIISIKKFGATYIRWGRKQCPHNGTELVYSGYAGGGYYGESGSAAEYVCLPPDPNYVKTSGSDAGHMYGGEFDNNFFASNGNNEDIPCALCRTTQATSVIMIPGKNKCYNGWTIEYHGYLASGYHDHASASAYVCIDTNPEYIIGGVDEHYGKLFYEVLTKCGSLKCPPYINNYPLTCVVCSK